A stretch of DNA from Glycine max cultivar Williams 82 chromosome 18, Glycine_max_v4.0, whole genome shotgun sequence:
acccaattatgagcattctcaccgttgggaatttcgatattaTGTCTGAGCtgagaggaaaacccttcgcattgtagccttttatttTCCTACAGAAACCCAAAaatgtctcggtaaaactatgatcccgaattcgttaaccgttggatttacatgaaatttggatatgttgttcgaaagtcaattgcgcacacttccaccgttgggactTTCGAgttaatattcgtggagggagaaaaaggaatcgcatgaagacagtacaagtggaggtttcaatctcttctccgtctctctgacgtttgggaattctatcggagcagtcagaGGAATTAGTGAAGGAATCTCAAGGAACCGCTAGAAATGTTACTATCGCTAGCTGAAGACAcatgagtccgctcagaggtaagggatgagtttatcgcaattgggggttagaatgaacatgtgtagggatctttagagaactaaatttgggtttattttgggatgtttattgaattataatttttctttatgattatgaatacaatattattgtgttctatgtaccagttgatgtcctgatgagaattgattgataaacttgagtgatcttgatgtctttgtgttaacccatgattttgattaattgattttgatacaattgtgaggaacaatttttgaggttttacattccatgttgtgataaaatcttttgtataaattgttacgttgaggttatgaaatgatgattcaaactgtgagtatgtgaaaaattgaacatgtgacggataatgaaatacatgtgtattgagatgagatgtgtgtattgagttgtgaattatgaactgtgcaatcacacaattatgagaccctttaagggcgacgagtattgtgatgggatccactctgggaacccgacgagttaaaatgattttgaaaacaattgagtagatgtgtgtattgcatagttcataggtaaagtgtatatgattcatgaggtgtgataacatgttaaattgagattataccattgtgattgagattaagtgtatgtgataaattgagtatgtatatgattgagatatatatatgtgcattgagttgtgaactatgaattgtacaatcacacgatcataagtcccttcaagggcgacgaattaatgctaagtcccttttagggcgacgagttgatgttaagtcccttttagggcgacgagttgatgttaagtcccttttagggcgacgagttaatgttaagtccctttaagggcgacgagttaatgataagacccttaaagggcgacgagttaaaattattttgagaacaattgaggagtcatgtgttttgtacagttcatagatagagtctgtgtgctaaaatattttctgggttggacctgaatcaggagggagaggctctgacggactcttcggagtgtaggccttgggggtcacacggtttgagtgctcctttaagcctatgttgatcccatatggttggagcattctcgcaaaacactatgaccctgactagtctccctatgatattacctagtaagagtgacttgacttactatTGTGTGATTTGTCTTGTCaagtactcctaggcgcccgacgaggtttttcactgacatggtaccacattgcatataagcttgagtcttagcataactgttgcatacacttgctaattgtttattatgaaattgatgtgttattatgtcttgatcggagtgtgtgattcctgtgtattgtgattgatgattgaaaggtgtgattgatggatgaaaagtgtgattgatgaatggcaaagtgatgaaataatgtgagatatgctaagtaaattgtatttggctactatatgttgtgttgtttctctttagtagttagaaatgtgataactcactcccggtttgctatttgtgtttggatcctgtgatgatattgaactttgtgttcgggggagcagatgaatatgtggatgactatgaagaacctcatgctagaggacacaggaacaccacgctctgataggatgtgacattaggatataggttctatattaattgtatgaaacttagatgacctactttgagtcgagatgactttattatttatttggacaagtttgaatatgatgtagaagaaagtgaatgtgagccttttacccatttgaaaagcttgtatttaaattttttttaaaaatacttttaattaatatttgaattaaaaatacaacAAGGCCAAACATTCTATTTGCTCAAAAGAACAAAACTGGAATTTTTATTGACAATCAAGTAGTCATTGCTATTGCAAACAATCTCGTGTGTCATGGGAAgactaaacatttcaacaacaagttctattatttgataaagatgCAACAAAGTGGTGAAGTGAACTTAATTTATTGTAAGTCTAAAGATCAACTGGCTGACATGTTTACAAAGTCACTACCTATCAACAAACTTGAACTCAAAGAATTGGAGTTTGCAGTTCCAAaagcaaggaggagtgttggagatatacttttgtaactgcataatattttatttttcagtttttaaaataggatttagtaaataagttgatttcctatattttaggaataagtcagttttaatggattagcctaGTTAATAAGTGGTTCCTCttatctttaaggagcaagttagttttaatattctgttttgctaatatcttgttatctaattagtttatcttttactatttattgtatcgctgctgagaacaatttgaattagaatagaataattctatttcctctgcatacgtattgtctctcttctctcctttgttttttataatttcctcctcAAAACCAACAAAATACAATCTTTTATATTCTTGCAAGGTTTCAGAGTTGAAACACAGGCTGCACAAGCTATTGAGGAGTGAAGAAATGTTCTGGGAAGACTGGAGACTGGATTTGAGATGAAGGCTTGGCGATTCTTAGTTTTGGGAGGAAGGGTTAACGTAGAGAAGTTTTGGGAGGAAGGAAGGATTTAATgcaatagaaataaaaactcaaaaggAACTTGAGCCCAAGTTAAGGCACTTGAGTTTTAGTAGTAGTATGAATAAAACAAAAGCAAATCTGAATCcttatattatgttttaaaaaggcACGTGAGCCCAACCTACTCAGTTTAACAAAGCAGTGAGCCCAATTTCCATTTGACCCGCAAGCCCAAACCAAACATCTCCTTCATAACCCTAATTTGAAACTGCCTCCACGATTGTGGACGGAGAAACTTCTCCCCTTCGCAAGATCCGCAACACGCATGACAGCCGAGAGGAGCAAAGCAGCCACGATTGCCTTTTTTTGCGGCTTATGCAACACGACACCATCGCAATTGTGTTTTCCCTGAAAACCGCAGCGTGATAGCTTTATAGCATCATGATGCGCTCTATTTGAAAACACTGGTTGGAAAGCCACCTTAATTACAGTTATCCCCAACCTGCCTTAGTTGCAGCTTCTTTGGGGGTTGCCTTAACTGTAGCCCTAAGGGTGGTGCTTCAGTCCCGCATCAACTAGAGATATGGCTTAAATAGAGCTCATAAACCTTGGACAATCCTCACCTTACAAGCTGATTTTGTGGGAGTTGAGTTAGGTCTTAAGCCAAAATTCCAAAAGTTAAGAATACTAGTTAGAGTAAGTGACAAATAAATACGACTGAATGAGAGGGAATTCATTCAGGTCTGTCAACATTTGTAAGTTGACAACTAGTttttggtgaaaagagaaatcgTGTGAAGGGAAAACCCTTGGAGGAGAGTTCTCTCTTCTTTGTTCTGTTCTTTagtcttagaatgtgggttaTGGGCCTAACTAAAAGTCATTGACTGAGGGTTGCCccccacttatatattttatcttggtCTTATCTctagccgatgtgggacttgggtttTTACCAATACACTCTTTCACGCACAATGTAATACAATCAGGCCATTGTAATACAAGCAGATCTAATCTTAAAATGGCATTCATACAACTACAAGCATCACTAAATTCAAGTTTCAACTGtatataaattaagtttgtCGGATATTTGAATTAACTCATCATCATATTTAACTCGTCATAAAAGTGATTGACATATAATAAATACCATTTTTAAATGTCACTGCAATTGTATATTAGAATCCACCTAATATAAGATTTTGATTAAAACCTGATTCCTGTGGTAACGTTGCTTCTACCCAATCttgataattttatcaaaatgagaCTTCAGAGTATCCTCCTCCATTGGTCCTTGCAAACGTTGAAACAACTGTCGGGCACTACCCTGCTAAAGATACAAAAATGTAAAACCAATCAAACAATGAGGATCTACTAATATGTATGTGTGAAcgcataataaaaattaagaaataataaggtttaattaatcatttggtCTCTCTATAGTTACAAAAACTTTCCCTTTTAGTCCCAATGCTTCAAAGCATCCCCTTTTAGTCCCTACACATACCATTTTTAATCTCTGTTAGTCCAAACAGGACTTAAAGGGATCAAAAGGATATGTgtaggaaataaaaaagattaaaaaatgtgtGTAGGGACAAAAAGGGAAAGTTTTTGAAACTATAgggaccaaatgagtaattaaaccaaataataaaagtattcATGCCTTTGGAATTCCAGGTAGTGTAGACAGATAAGATTGAGAAGACCCTGGGTCTTTCGCGCTATCTGCACCATCCCCAGAAGTTCTATCCATTAAAATTTTGTGACGCTCCTTGCACTCTTTTGGTTTCCGAAAGATACACTGGAAATATTGCAAAATTGTATTCCTTCAATTACAGATCCATGAGAAAGATAGCTGAGaaataaaggagaaaagaaagaacagttcTGTCATGATTGACTGAGTGGAAAACAGAAAAGGGAGAATACTCCTTCCAAGGATTTCCCCTTCTACAACTGCTGAGTTTCCCAATCAAGATTTATCAATAGCAAATAACAGCCTATGGCGGTGAGCTAAAAATCCACAAATCCGCAATACACATACGGCAGATGGCATGATGGCCTATGGCAGAAGCATGGTAATTGAATCGGGATACAAATCAAGAATCGGAAGGCCAATTTTCCAAATcacaaatctaaaaaaaaaagtataataataaactaaaattcaagtaaatatcataaatctaaaaaaaaaacaatgtcatAACAATTATCAAAGTCTCAAAATCTCATCACATAAAGTCATTAACATAATTCTTAAAAACACCAAGGTTATCAATAGTGGATGACAGCTTATGGCTGTAAGCCAAAAATCTGCCATATACATATGGTGGACCTATGGCAGAAGCAATggtggacaaaaaaaaaaaatatagacaaaaactaaaaagagtGAAATAAAGGAGACAAGTTTGTTGGAGACGGTCATCGCCACCAGAGATGATCACAGCTGCCAGTGATGGTTGTTGCAGGGTCACTGGAAGAGTACCTCAGTATTGTTGGGGTGCAGTGTTTAGTTTAGTAATTGGTCACAATTTTATATCTCGAGAATACAATACTTTTATAAGGGTTTTTCAAACATTTTGGGCTTTGGGTCTGGTCAGATCATGGTCCAAACTCAACCTTTCTTTTTTCCAAGGGTTTTTAAACGTTGTGGGCCTATGGGTCATGTCATACGGGTCAAGTCATACGACCTAAACCCTTCTCTAGTACTGTTGATAGCATCACTAACAAGCTCCCAGTTTGGACCCATATCATGCACCAGGACAACAAGAGCCTGCAACATTGGATAATAGATAACAACTTTATGCAAGTCACTAAGTTCAAATATTTACTCCAAAACATGACAAGAGTTAAGTTGAGATAACTATCGAACAACAAACAACCTGCTCTTCAAATAGTGACCAAGGACTTCCAGAACCAGGCTGTCCCACAGAAACCTACAAGAATTATTAAACcaaaaatgcaaataaaaaGATCAGTACGGTGACAACAGACACTTTGCTACCACACAACCATCTAAGTTCCCAGCAAAATTACCTTAAGTGCTTTGGCTTTCCTCCCCCTATCTCGTCCACCACTAATGATTCTAATAAATTTACTTGGACTGGACATGTTACTCATTTGCGAAGCAGCAGGGGAGGGAATAGAATTAGCTATTGGAGCAACATTGTCAAAATTATCAAGGGATTGTTTTGTTGGCTTCAGCTTCTTCACACTATGCTGGCCATACAAACCTTCAAAACACGACAGTTAAAAACATCaagcatgaaaaaaatataatactgaCTACAGAAAAGTTTTCTAAATATATTATCAGATAACAGGGCAGTTTACCGCTACTTCCATTAGGTTCAAAGTGATGACTATCCAATCTCTTTTTGGCATGATCCCTCTgttaaatacataaaaacacCATAGGATAAGCGCTGAAGAAAATATTGTGAACaactaagaaaaggaaaagcatAAAAGTAAAGTTCTCCAATGTCTACTTCAAAACAACATAAAACATTATAAGTTCAAAACTCCATATCCCATCTAAACATTATTGACTTCTATAggtgtgtttgttttcatgtttcaaATGCTCAAACTGAGGTTTGACCCAAAGCAACAACACACAAGCTTTTCCATTGAGGTGTCTTGAAAGTTGTGCCATctacaaaccaaacacactttATCCCACAACTAAGCAACATTCAACTAGTTTTTACAGTAGAAAGAGTCTCTAAGGTTTTATTTGaattggtggaaggaaatgaaaTGGAACAAATTGGagagaaacaaaacataatAGAATAAAAGTTCTATTTCATTGTTTAGATATTTTATAATGGAATggaagaaagttcttgatcaactGTTTGGAAAGTGATCGGATGAAATAAgtgataactttttttattcccATATTACCTTTACTTTAAAAAtaccaatattttatttatattgaaaaggaaaataattttaacaaaatatcaaaatataaagaACTAAAGGGTCATGGAGTCATGGACTAATAGtctaatattcattttttattttaattacctgATTTGTGTGATTGAAATAATAGAGAAAAGACAACTACAGCATGGTGCAGGCAAGGTGAGAAGTGTAAAAAACGTAGCAGTAAAGAGCATAGAAGAAATGTGCTGCTGAAACAATTCATTCATTGATAATCAGAGGGTAAGAATAGAACCATAACTTCATAATTTATACAAAGTTAGACCTTTAGCTCCTCTCATCCCCCCAAATTGGGATAGGTTTCACTAGTTTCCATTATATTTAATCCTCATTTTATCAAATCCAAATAATGAAACATAATAACATTATATTCCATCCCAACCTCTTCCACCAATCCAAACAGAGACTAAATCTAAAACAGCATAGGTATCATTACCCCCAATTTCAGTTTACCTCAATGAAATCACAATTCAGAATTGTTGGCAATTGCTCGGTCATCCCCATATTATATTAGAGAACAAGGAAGCTTTCAGTTTTCAACCAAGATTTACATCTATCAAATACTAATGAGGTTGTCCTCAAaattatacacacacacacacacagacactgAACTTTGAAATTGGCTAGTATTAATTTCCATTATAAATTACAAACTGGAAGGAGACAATGAATTAGAATGCTTATCAATTCTTTCCGCATTTAGTGCTGCATTTTCAGTTCTATATTAATTTCCTTCTTTCCATTCCTCTTCATATCAGATTTCAGAGGGGTAACAAAATTCATCATGATGGAAAGAAAAGTACAAGGAGATGAGGAATATGAAGGATAATTGATCTCCCTTAGCAAAAGAAAATGCAAAGTAAAGCAGCAGAAAAACATCAATGGAGCAAAGCTACCAAGTCCCTTTACAGACAGAGCAAAGAGTATTTGAAGAGGAATCTACATGATATAGATTAGATCTCACATAATTAAGTGACAAAGAATTAAACATCTGACAAAGCGTTCGAGATTATCattatataattgaaaagaCAGAAATTAGATGATGCCAATTAAATAGGgtaatcaagaactcacatctGTAGAATTTCAATAAGGTATGACCAAACTTTTGGTAAAAAGCTTGTGGTTGCGCCACAACAAAGTTCTGAAACTACCTGAGGGAGCGACAGAAACTTGAGACTTACAATCCCTCTGGTTATACAGAATTGTTTGGTATTCATCATCAGCATTTCTAGTGAATTTCAGCATGAAGAAGTCTCCATTGTTAGACATGCACAATGGTAAAATCATTGATTTTTCTTCATAAGGACAAATATTAAgatgtaaataactaaaatttattaattgaatCCAAGACTTGTCATCTCCAAACTTCCTCATCTGCCACAAGCAAAGATGAGTGTTGCTATCTTGCCAAACACACAGCGAGTCTCTAAAAACTCCAATATTTGTATCAAAAAAGCAAAAATCGTCCGGAAGAAACAGTGATCTGCAAGTCTCCTTCTCCAGGTCAACAGAAATAATTACGATTTCAGAATGAATGGTTTCTTTTCCCTTAATAACAACCCAATTAATGGTTCCACTCAGATACACTCCACCAACTTCAGGTAAAGTCCAAAGAACAGGAAAACCTTTAAGGTTTCTCCAACTATTGTCACCCACGCCAAAAACTTTCATCTCAGTCTTTTCAGATACATCAAGTGAGAGCATAGTCAACGCAATTGCTACAACCTTGTATTTGTCACTTGACGGATCATTGCCAAACCCAAACATTGTTCTACGACCGATGCCCGGGGAAAAAGACAGCGCTGACGATTCTCTGGATATCACCCTTGTCGCCTTGTTCCAGAAACAAACATGGTATCCTTCTGGTATTTCGCTAACCCCACAGTGCAACCCATTACATGAACCGACCAGATGGTAACCTGGCATGTTTGCGAAATTGAACAAGGACGTTTGAATTTGTAGGAAATGGAATAACGAACTTACATCACACGATTCCATGTGGATTTCAGGGATGGATTCGAGGCAGACATTTTTTATCAATTGAAGGTGTTCCAAATCGTCCTTCGCAGCAGATTTGCAAAGGTGCAATTTGATAAAATAGGGTTCTGACATCAAGGAGTTCCATTCCTTGCGCACACACTTGAATCAGATCAAAGGTTTCATGGGAAGATAAGACAAGATTTCCTCAATGATTTCGTTACAGAGGAGTGACGACCATGGTTTCTTCTCTGGTCGCATGTTTCTGTGGCTTTCAGCGAAGCGCCTAAACACTCTGAATCCAAATTCTGTACCTATCAAGACATGGACCTTCGTGAAcagtgcatatatatatatgtcccaATGTTTCTAGGGTTTAACCCTTcgataaatgaatatattttatttcagagacaaatgtttttaatcttttaataattgCTGTAATAAAATTGGAAATAAATCAGGCGAAAGATGCAGGAGCTAAAAACAATTTCTTAACAAATTTAGTGCAATAAATCCTGATTTAAATACACATAACATTTTTTGTCCATTTGGgttaagaaagagaagaaagattAGATATGTTTCTCACAGTTTTTATCATCAGATTCTTcgacatattttaaaattttatgacatatatttaagaaaaagaaaaaagaaaaattagatatGTTTCTCCCAATCATAGTCCATTTTAATaactacaaataattttttataattactaaaaactattattggagtatataataatttaagaatatgctatattttataattactacgtaaaaatagtttgaaaatgGAATTAATAGAGTAAATGGGAAATAATGGGGTAACTGTGAGGAAATTTcgcattttttttactaaattacataaaagtaaaatatataacaatgatcaatgaatgaataattaagtaaaagttttacaataagaaatttttcagtaaaataaaactttaaaaggtttttaaactattatgacagtgaagtaaaaaaaaaaaaactattaacaaatagataaaaaaaacttcaataaaTCTTTAGTTAGGTGAGAAGAGACTGACTATAAGGAAAAAGTTtcgttttaaaattattataataataataaacaagaaAGTGGATgcgtaattattttatataattaaattatttatataaaaataaataaaacttcaaaagataaatattttgtaataaaatccTGCCTATCCTGGTAGCTATCTTTATtaccaaaatcaaataaacaaaacCTGATAACAATTACTGCTGGTAATGCTGCATATGGCCTCTTCAAAACTTACAATTCTTTCGAATCTTTCGTTTGCAAATTTGAGGTCTAAATCACTTTGCTTCTTAGTTGTTTAACATTTTGACAACATTTCACTCATGCTATATGTACTTTGATATAGTATTCTTTCAAAAATACCTGAAACCGGACATATCCACTCAAAAGCAGAttccagaaaagaaaaaaaaaatcaatcatgcaAACACATAGATAGGAATTCTAATTGTTAAAGGGGGAAGCACAAACTAAAAGTGAATTACAGCCTTGGGAAGACAACCCTCAGTGCATCTGCCTGCAACTGGGGGATCATGCAAAGCATCAAGAGGACTCAAAGAATTAGCTCCCAGTTTTGCTAACACGTCTGCGCACTGATTTCCCTCATGGAGCTAGAGTGTGCTGCACCGCACACAAAGGCATCAACTTCTTGATAAGCCCAATCTCATTGCTATGCATGTTATAACACAAAGGCATATTATTACTCAAATGAATGAGGGTGAGTCGAAAAATTGTGGTTGCGGTTGCGGTTGTATTATGGTGAGTCCCAGTAAATATTCAAACAACGCAaccatggttttaaattgcagttgCGATCGTATTGTGGTGAGTCGAAAaatcattgcattgcattgtggTTGCAAACTGTAATTTAAACCTGTGCAAGCACAACAATGCTTAAATCTCAGCATATAAGATCTCTTGCCCTCCAACATGACCATATAAGCCCACAAGAAAGCTTCCATGGTGAACCCTACAAAGTCCTCCAAACCCTGCCCTAGGAGGGCTACCCATCATGCTACCATTTACCTTCAATGTCACCGCCCTTAAAGGAGGTCTCACCCAGCAAATCCATCTGCTTTGCTCATGCAAATTAACATGTTCCCCAACACACAACTTTTAGTATAATGCACAAGAGACTACACTTGCGCATGTCACTGAGTAGTTGTCCCCATCTCCTCCTCAAAATGCTTTTATTCCTAGCCCTCCAAATAACCCACAGCGTGATGGGAATTTGAATCCCATGAATCCACGTATGTTGTTGCACCCAGTCTGGCACTTGAGCATCAACCTTAGGCATAATCTATTTATCAACTCCCCTTGCCATGTGCCAACCAAAGCGCAGCAGCTTTGAGACAGAGAAATTATAAGACAATGAACAAGTCTCTAATACAATACCCTCCAccttttagtttatattttaaatttaatttccaaaCCCCActcattgtgttttttttttttaattaactgcACAGTTTCAAATACTATTATTTGAAGAATAATGATAattgtatattaaaaatttcaacaattatataaaaaatatattgtactattatgttttatataattaacaattttaattgattaattgtcATACCAtcttttttacatataattcaTGAATGTAATGAAATCttctatacaattttttattattatagaaGACGTGTATTGTATATGGTATTAGCGAaaattacatattaataaatattaaaacattatAATACATGTACActacaaataattataaatgataaatgaaataataattattaattaatacctTTAGTtctaatcattttattttatttttgcatcaaatattgttatttaaaaaaaactaaaatttactaatataATGAATGAATAGAtaataaccaataaaaaatgtacaaatccAAATACTGAATAATGAGACCAATGAAAATCATTATCTTTTCTCCGATACCAGAAAAAGGAAAACCAGTTAATCCATCATATttttcattgatatttttttaatgagagaTAAAtccaagaaaaagaacaaacaagAAACAAAGACTGAATCTGAAGGATCAAGAACCCTATAGCATCCTTCAGCTGCACTAGAGATTCTATGTCAGGACAGGAGGAGGGTAGAAACTCAGCTTCAGTAGAAGTACCAAGCTTAGTCAAAAGATCTCTGCACACATATTTTCCTCTCGCAACGTGTGTTGGATACTGAAATTTCACGATCTGGCCatgatttcttttttctatcgaaaaatattaatttgttaattagtttttttatcttaatggtaaaaaaaaaggtCATGAGGATAATCATGATTGACCATGTTGGGGAGATTAAGAGGTGGCAccagctatttaaaaaaaaaaaacaaatcaccCTCTGGTATCTCTAAATTATTCCAATTACAACTGTGAATCCCATGATAAAGAGCCAGGATTTCAGCATGCAAGATATCTGTAGCACCACAACTACCATTGAAGCCAGCAATAAAACTTCCTTTCATGATCACGAATGATCCCGTCGAACCCAGCACAATGCTCCTTGCGTATCACGCTACCATCAATGTTTAATGCAAAAAGAGCCAACGGG
This window harbors:
- the LOC112997676 gene encoding chromatin modification-related protein EAF1 B, giving the protein MSNMSSPSKFIRIISGGRDRGRKAKALKVSVGQPGSGSPWSLFEEQALVVLVHDMGPNWELVSDAINSTREGFRSYDLTRMT
- the LOC112997633 gene encoding F-box/kelch-repeat protein At3g23880; its protein translation is MPGYHLVGSCNGLHCGVSEIPEGYHVCFWNKATRVISRESSALSFSPGIGRRTMFGFGNDPSSDKYKVVAIALTMLSLDVSEKTEMKVFGVGDNSWRNLKGFPVLWTLPEVGGVYLSGTINWVVIKGKETIHSEIVIISVDLEKETCRSLFLPDDFCFFDTNIGVFRDSLCVWQDSNTHLCLWQMRKFGDDKSWIQLINFSYLHLNICPYEEKSMILPLCMSNNGDFFMLKFTRNADDEYQTILYNQRDCKSQVSVAPSGSFRTLLWRNHKLFTKSLVIPY